The Sphingobacterium bambusae genome includes a window with the following:
- a CDS encoding copper resistance protein NlpE: MTEGRLVGTYRGDLPCTDCEAIATVLTIGSDKAYTLEYVYVGKSTEAFSKSGKWELQEGELNLEGLDFKYKVEPNQLRQLDLSGNEITGDLAERYVLHSLE, translated from the coding sequence GTGACAGAAGGGAGGCTCGTTGGAACCTACCGCGGCGATCTGCCCTGTACAGATTGTGAAGCCATTGCTACCGTGCTGACCATTGGAAGCGATAAAGCTTACACCTTGGAATATGTTTATGTCGGTAAGAGCACCGAAGCGTTTTCAAAATCTGGAAAATGGGAACTGCAAGAAGGAGAGCTCAACTTAGAAGGACTTGACTTTAAATACAAAGTGGAGCCCAACCAGTTACGACAGTTGGACTTGTCTGGAAATGAGATTACCGGTGATTTAGCGGAGCGTTATGTGTTACACTCTCTGGAATAG
- a CDS encoding tetratricopeptide repeat protein — protein MPNRIEELKIFLAETPQDPFLKYALTMEYKKEGDKEKTLAGFLDLVTNHPDYVGTYYHYAKYLETLQEKEQALKIYQEGMEVAQRVRNRHAYGELVSAYNLARGIDEDDWDD, from the coding sequence ATGCCAAATAGAATTGAAGAACTTAAGATATTTCTCGCTGAAACGCCGCAGGATCCGTTTTTGAAATATGCATTAACAATGGAGTACAAGAAGGAAGGGGACAAGGAAAAAACCTTAGCGGGATTTTTGGATTTAGTAACCAACCACCCAGATTATGTAGGCACCTATTACCATTATGCGAAATATTTGGAGACACTGCAAGAAAAGGAACAGGCATTGAAAATATACCAAGAGGGGATGGAGGTCGCCCAACGTGTTCGTAATCGCCATGCATATGGCGAACTAGTGTCGGCATACAACTTGGCGCGTGGTATCGATGAAGACGATTGGGACGATTAA
- a CDS encoding electron transfer flavoprotein subunit alpha/FixB family protein — MSILVYIENVEGALKKSAFESLSYGKAVGDLTGEKVTALSIGNVSQEELNKVGQYGVEKVIEVNSSDLGQFVNQAYASVIAEVAKSIDAQTVILSNSFSGKGLAPRIAAKLGAALADGAISLPTISGSIWQIQKSVFSNKAIATEELQEQKKVIALTPNSLEATESAVPVAIEKYEPQVAAADLSTVIKDIVRATDKVSLPEADIVVSAGRGLKGPENWAMVEELADVLGAATACSKPVSDAGWRPHAEHVGQTGLAVTPNLYIAIGISGAIQHLAGVSASKTIVVINKDPEAPFFKVADYGIVGDAFEVVPQLIEALKAYKNN; from the coding sequence ATGTCAATCTTAGTATATATAGAAAACGTTGAAGGTGCACTGAAGAAATCTGCATTTGAATCGCTGTCATACGGTAAAGCCGTTGGTGATCTCACGGGCGAGAAAGTCACGGCCTTAAGTATAGGAAATGTTTCGCAGGAAGAACTTAACAAAGTCGGCCAATACGGTGTAGAGAAAGTTATTGAAGTCAATAGCAGCGATCTTGGACAGTTTGTTAATCAGGCGTACGCTTCGGTTATCGCCGAGGTGGCAAAAAGCATCGATGCACAAACGGTGATATTGTCCAACTCTTTTAGTGGAAAGGGTCTTGCTCCGCGCATAGCGGCAAAGCTTGGTGCAGCCTTGGCAGATGGCGCCATATCCCTGCCGACCATAAGCGGTAGCATCTGGCAGATTCAAAAAAGTGTATTCTCGAATAAGGCGATTGCAACGGAAGAGTTGCAGGAGCAAAAAAAGGTGATCGCATTAACACCTAATAGTTTGGAAGCAACGGAATCCGCTGTGCCTGTAGCTATTGAAAAATATGAGCCTCAGGTTGCCGCAGCCGATTTATCGACAGTGATCAAGGATATCGTCCGCGCGACGGATAAAGTGTCGCTACCAGAGGCAGACATCGTGGTTTCCGCCGGCCGCGGCTTAAAAGGACCCGAAAACTGGGCGATGGTGGAAGAGCTTGCTGATGTACTTGGTGCAGCCACAGCTTGTTCGAAACCCGTATCTGACGCGGGCTGGCGTCCGCATGCCGAACACGTTGGCCAAACAGGGTTGGCCGTGACGCCAAACCTCTACATCGCCATCGGTATATCCGGCGCTATACAGCATCTAGCGGGAGTTAGTGCCTCAAAAACCATCGTGGTGATCAACAAAGATCCGGAAGCGCCTTTCTTCAAAGTAGCCGATTATGGCATCGTTGGAGATGCTTTTGAGGTTGTGCCACAGCTGATTGAAGCCCTAAAAGCGTATAAAAATAACTAA
- a CDS encoding electron transfer flavoprotein subunit beta/FixA family protein: protein MKILVCLSNVPDTTSKITFTDNNTAFNSNGVQYIINPYDEIALSKAVELAEGEKGTVTVIHVGEAAADATIRKALAVGADDAVRVNATARDAWFVANQIANYAKSNAFDLILTGRESIDYNGAQVQGFLGELLNIPSISIAKKLEINGTEASVEREIEGGKEVLSVTLPIVVGTAEGVAEPKIPNMRGIMTARTKPLQVVDAIDVPVLSKISHYDTRAPRGQVKLIDKADIAQLVQLLHSEAKVI from the coding sequence ATGAAAATACTTGTATGCCTGAGTAACGTACCGGATACGACATCCAAGATCACTTTTACGGACAACAACACTGCATTTAATAGCAATGGTGTCCAATACATCATCAATCCATATGACGAAATTGCCTTATCGAAGGCTGTTGAATTGGCCGAAGGCGAAAAAGGTACCGTAACGGTAATCCATGTTGGCGAAGCAGCGGCAGATGCAACGATTAGAAAGGCATTGGCTGTTGGCGCCGATGACGCAGTGCGTGTTAATGCTACAGCTCGCGACGCTTGGTTTGTAGCAAACCAAATAGCGAACTACGCAAAATCCAATGCCTTTGATCTTATCTTAACAGGGCGGGAATCCATCGATTATAACGGAGCTCAAGTTCAGGGGTTTCTGGGAGAATTGTTAAACATCCCATCTATTTCTATTGCGAAAAAACTGGAAATTAACGGAACTGAAGCATCCGTAGAGCGGGAAATTGAGGGCGGAAAAGAAGTGTTGAGCGTAACCTTACCTATTGTGGTGGGTACAGCAGAAGGTGTAGCCGAACCAAAGATTCCAAACATGCGTGGGATAATGACAGCGAGAACCAAACCACTTCAGGTGGTCGATGCCATTGACGTGCCGGTACTTTCAAAAATCAGCCATTACGACACGCGAGCTCCACGTGGACAGGTAAAACTTATCGACAAAGCCGACATCGCGCAGTTGGTACAGCTGCTACATAGCGAAGCTAAAGTCATTTAA